A window of Castanea sativa cultivar Marrone di Chiusa Pesio chromosome 8, ASM4071231v1 genomic DNA:
ACTAGTGCCATTAATCTTGCCTTTAATCCTCATAGTGCCTGGTGTAGGAGTTCCAGTTAAAGCATACAATGTAATTCCCACACCTTCTTCTTGTTCATTTGGCTTATACTCCACACCTTTGAAATTAAGATCACCGCTCACTTCCTCTTCCATCTCAGTAATATGCACACCAGATTGTAGACTTGGTACTATATCAATTCCTTCtaaaagaaataatttgacATTTTTACACTTATGCCCAAGCCCCCATTCCTCATCACAATTATAACATAATCCCTTCTTTCTTCTATCATCCATTTGAGTAGGAGTAATTCTTTTAATAGGAATTTTTGGTTTAGTATCTAACACAGCATTACTCTTAGGTAAACCAAGAATGGAAGTTTTACCTGATTCTTGTTGGTATCTGATGCTCTTCTTGCTGCTCCACACATATTCTTCTTGAATCTTGGCGAGTCCAAAAGCTTCATTCAAGGTTTGAGGATTGAGCATTCTTATAGGTAACCTTATTTCATCCTTTAACCCACTCAAGAAGCAGTTGAGTTTATGTAAATGAGAAAGGCCTTTGATTCTGTTAAAGACAGCTTTAAATTCTGCCTTATACAGTGCTACAGTTGAAGTTTGCCTCAGCCTAGTCAGTACCTCCAATGGATCATCGTAAGCACTAGTTCTAAATCTCACATGTAAAGCTGGTACAAAAGATTCCCAATCAGAGAACACCCCTGCCTCTTCTGCTTCCTGGAACCAAATTAGGGCCTCTAAATCCATATGAAAGGAAGCTATTAACAACTTCTCTGTAATTGGGGTTTGAAAGTATCCAAAGTATTAATTGGCCTTATAAACCCAACTAGAAGGGTCTTTACCTGAAAAGCGTGGAAATTCTAGCTTCATAGGTTTGGCAAGGGTTAACACAGAGTTCTAATTTTGGGAAGTATTTCGTTGAGGAGTATGTGAATTAACCTCTGTAGAATTCAATTTCTGTAAGATGGTGTGGATATTCTGGTTCATCTCATTCAAGGTCCTAGTATGGATTCCCTGAATCTTCTGAATTTCTTGAATATCTTTGCCATGGTGGTTTGAGGTCATGGCAGAAGCTTGTGTTTTAGTCATGGTTCACAGGAAcggtgctctgataccaattgttaaGTGTAGAGTTTTAGGGGTTTTGTTTGAATTCGAGGCTAGCTGGTCCTTCAGAGAGAATTGAGACAGGGAGGATAGAGAGAAGGAACAAAAAGACTGAATTACACTTTGCTCATTACATGGTTCTCTACAGTAACCAATTCCTTCCTTTATACCCCTTTCCCACTCTCTAATTAACTGTTAACTACTAACTAACTCTCCAATACAGTTGTACACTCTCAACTAACTACCACTCCTAATGTCCATCTCTCACTCACTCTTACTTCCCTGTACACAATACATGGTTATTTCACAGCACCACTATACACCTAACATATGGTGGTGCTCTAACTGCTGTTGAAGTTACATAGctagaatttcatttttctattttttgataaCTACATAACTGGAACTTCATTTCAAGAACTAAGGGAGTATAAgataagtttataaaaaaaaaaaacctagctaAAAGATGATGGTGAGAATATCTCTGATTCTCTAGAAGAGTTTTGGTGGAGAACCTTGATGGTTGTCATTTGCATGTTGATCTTAATACTTTTTCATCCAAATTCCAAAAACATTAATCAAATGAAGCCAAGATAAAACTGCAAATATAATTATAACACTAATTTTGATTGgacaattataattataaaaattacagACCAACTGCACGAAAATCTCCTCAAGAACTAAAGTGTTGTAGATTCAAAATGACATGGTGTGCATCCTATATTCTACAAAAACCAACTTGTAAAAATACATCTAAAAAGTTCAATTCATTACAGAAGAATTTGTTCAAATCATGCTTTGTATTCAAGAACTTcctaaacaaaattaatcaattttttctttaaaatgcaTGCATGATAACTGTATAACTCAATAATTTTTTGGCtgaattattatataaaaaaattgcaacataAGCATTATAAACCTATAATTTGAGAAAATCCAAGAAATATGTGCTAAGTATCCTCTATCATTGTTACATGAAAGAAAGGTTCTTGATGTGTTCTAATTACATAGCATTTTATCTGTATGTGCATGACGATTATGCCACATTCATGTAGATTACAAATCTTTCAAAAGATTTAACTTTATATGAAAACTTCCAAAAGGccacaaaatttaataattaaactaaaaacaaaaatttgtatgTATGtgactacaaaaaaaaaaaaaaaaaaaaaaaaaaaaaaaaaaagagagataagaGTGGCTACCCTCAAAAGAACAATACATGGCCATTGATTGAAAATCGGCCAATTAGTTTCAGATGTTGCAAAGTGACATGATCAACTGGAAAGAAGCCCATGGTTGCACTAGGAAACATAATAGTAGCACGGTCTGATATTGACAATGCACTCATGCCTTCCCTTGCATAAAAGAGTATAGAGCAACATTTATTGTTAGATAGATTACTAGAACTGGGAACAATGACtacaaaaattgttaaaataaaacttgaacaTATTCAATGCTAAAGTATGATACAATCATACAAACTATACGAGTttgctatttaaaaaaaaacagttctTGGGACTCGATTTCTAGTTAAGATATCATTGGTGGATTTAGTGAAGTTAAGATACAAAATAACTTTTGATTCCtcaaaaaatgtatatatacacaaaataactttttttaaggATGGAAAACTATAAGATCTTTTACCTTATAATTCCTCAGTGATGGAAAGTTTGGTCCAAGCATCTCTTCAAACACTTTGGGGGACCAGATAACACTAGCCTCCAACAAAAATCTTCAAccatttagaaaataaataaataaataaaaaaggaaaaatattggTTTCAAATTTGGAAGTAGAAAGATagtttcttcaaaagaaaaaattagacTAAGCCTAGAGTTTTGTATACAGCTGTTGTTAGGCACCATAATTGGCTGCCCAAAACCTTTTTAGGGtctattatatattttcacaCAATTTTCAACAAAGTAGGACATGAAAGCTTGAATTTGTGTGaatacacaagagcttgtttagacgcTCAATTAAAAGTTACATTTCggttgcttttactctaacttaaactacgtgcggaataagagtaaatgtgagcgaacaaaaaataaaactactctaagtcgtattcatcaaatatcaagaataaaatgaaagctaaaagtgtaaggaagaaggatgcaaacacaagCTAACACTGAGActtgttatcgaagaggaaactgaagaacttggCAAAAAACATCTCCGCCACAAGAGACCCTCCAAATCTAATCTACtaaatgcacctaagccctccaagctcctactccaacaaggcttctcagaactgtgtcttgtctagctttctcGGATCTCGCAATTTAGcgcgattgcatctgccaatgcttggcttcttccaatgcttcgtagtagcaccaaaacctcactttacactcagatTAGgcgtggtaagtgtttgggctatcaacctctcaaggatttggatatggagaggtaggagtagaggaaaatcACAAAagattgtgtagatgattgtgggtataacaatctctaactcttaaGGGTAatatctagggttttctctttgaaaatcactccttacaatatgtgggtaatgatggtacaaaatagtgtgggtgaagacatGGTGGAGTAGATATGACAAAATAGTAACATAGAATGTTTCGCAGGTATTTTGCATGAAGGCCTTACCCGCAAATTACTCGTGAAAACCAGCTGTCATGACTCtttgcattccagtcatgtgctctgcACATGGCTCACTTTGCAAGATACCTTCTCGCGAATCTTCTCGCAAAATCCACTTAGTCTTCGACGAGAGCTtgcccttacaataaaatcccacataaaatatagGGTAAACATGATTAAACATAATTACAgtaaaatttggcatggaattaaagccaacacaaaatagttgtaaataacaactttacaatctcctcctttggctaatccgtgacaaaacccctaaaacagactctatacttaaacgtgagtttggaaacaatggcaaaactgactcacacctaattctagaagctgtgaagcacttgcacgTATACACCTATATCCTgaaacactcacacacaaacaaaactttcattaagattatgacaagttgaatacaaggtacgtATAGGAACAGGTAAAATGCGATCAAGGTAATAAAGAAGATATAATCTATGAAGCGTAACTTGATCAAACAAAAACAGTTATTAAAGAATGACTACAATGAACATTTAACTAGTAAATGATCATCCGGACACGAAATGCAATTAAGAGCAACGtaaaaatcaattgcatgtctgacacacaaccaatgcaaaacactAAGGTATttgcatcaaggatacaagatccatcAAGGGCACAAGATCCATCAAGGGCACAAGTGTGGAGTACTAAAGATAATGcatacataatttaaaaatacttaaaaagctacaaagCAAGGATACATAAACAAAGTACTAAAGATAAACTGAAGTTTTAAACAAAAGTactttaaaactttaaaagaaagcaatataAATATCCAAGAGTTATAAAAACTATAAAGGTAAATGAAAGTAGACTACTAAACCAAACGTAAACTACTGAACCACCACCAAAATAAACCAATGTCTATGATATGCTATGCTATGCTCCCCTTCTAATTGTGCAACTCCCCCTCAAACTACTCCCTCTTTTTTACCGAAATGGCTAAAGAGGCTAGAACTCTTCAAATTATGATTCGGAACCCTCTTGTTGCTGCCGCTGCTACAATTTGAGATGAGATTGCAATGATTTGGCCTTCGATGTAGGTAAATTGATCTGTGGTGTTCTGCACATGTGATTCTAGCATACCATACATCTGCTCAACCTGTGCAATGAGACAATTAAGGCGATCGGGTGCCCATGCTTAGGAAGAGGGTTATGTAGAGCCCTCCGGGGCTAATGTGAACCTGTCTATCTCTTCCTCCATGTCCCCACCTTCTTCCTCAACATTGTCCCTTGGGATTTGAGAAATGCCAGTAGTTGGTCCGATGATATAGGCTTTGCTTCGGGTCATTGTTTGAGCACTAATCGGATAGTCCCTTGTCACCATGGTAAGACTACTCGGAAATTTCAACCTTGTTCTTGCTATAAGAGCCATGATGAGACCTTGGAATGGCAAGACTATTCTTGAGTTCCTCTTGGTGATGCATCTGGTGAAGAGGTAGTAGATGTGACCGCATATGTCGATCTCCTTATGTGTGAAGAGATCATACAAAAAAATAGCTCTTGGTCTGGAAAATGTGGTCAAGTTCTTCACCGGGTGGAGGTTGTGGAGCAGTATATAGGCCAATGTCCTCATTTCCAGGGTGAAAGGAACGGTGTTCAGGGCCTTCTTTTTGAGATCACCACCAAGGAGTTCCGCAATTGGCTCAAGAGAATCCAATCTATCATCATATTGGATAAAGGATTGTTTAGTCGGTGGACGAACTTCCAATATTTCTTGGTTAGATTCCCTCATGACAGAAAATTCTCTTTGCCTCACCCAACAATTTATTCGCTCCCCTTCCACAAGGGCATTTGCAAAGAATTCCCTTATGATCTCAGCAAAGACATTTCCACTTGGGTTCAGAAACTTGGTCCATGTCCTCTCTTTGAACACTTCTGAAATGAAGGTGTTTTCAAGGGTCTCCATATTTACCACCCTTTCCATGATGATCAAGACCCTTTTGTAGAAGTCGTTGTAGGCCAAGTTTGCCTCAATGCTTTGAAAATTTTCCGAGTCAGAACATGGACGCTTTGAAGACTTCTTTGAGGCCGAATGCTTAGTAGGTGACATCTGCAAAATCATTCACAGACACAAGTAGACAAGAGCAaaacacaaacttgattagtatcaagttagtccaaaaatcaaacacaaagtcctaaaaagaaaagaaacaatgtCACAAGAACATGTTATAAGTACTAAACATGTAGCAATACTTATCTAGCATGAGTGATATGCAAAACATGATAAGTGAACAAGTGTGTGCATCAAGTGTGCATGTGGTGTGCATATGTGATGCCTGATCAAGGCATGATAAAGCACATTTGGgtcaaagtgtgtaaaacacacaaccaatgatcaaaacatgataaacatgcaTAATCATGGTAATCCCtaaagtttggtactcatcgAAGTATGAAACAACACCAAAATGTCATTTAgtcattttatcaaacacttggtatgcacaaacacaactaacatgtaagcaatgcatgaacatgtgtaAAATATGCCTAGatacatgttaaaatgccaCATGGGGCCAATACAAACACAATCAAAGCAAATGGGACAAAGTCCAATCcagaaaatcaaaaaaaaaaaaaaaaaattgcacaaaaCTAAAAGTTTCCCAACCCTTTCAAAAATTATACCAAACTCATGAAAATCTAGAATCTAAGGCCTAACTAAAGgaattaaagagaaaagaatgatTAAGCATACCTTAGAAAAGACTTTGAGAAgatttcacatgaatttttgttgggtttttggaagaaaataggtttagggttgtgagaggCTCGAGGGAGGCAAAGGGTGTAAGTTTGAAAAACTGTCATGATCAgcctttaaaaactgaaaacacgtGTTTTTTTTAGGTTAGCTTCTCGTAAAGTTACTCGCGAAAAATGCCACTGAAGCATATGAACTTTTCGTGGGTAAGATTATCTCGTGAGATAGTCGCGAAAATTTCTGTCTGAAATcttgtgttttcaatttttgcgAACCTCATTTTTGTAGGAAGAGCTTACTCACAAAACTTCTCGCGAAAATGCCTCTAAAGGAGTTTTTTGTTAAAACATGAAATATGCAATATGAACAAAAACTCTAAacacaaaagcataaaaacaatttcaaaaacatataaaatactcaaaaatctttttgggtttgatggaCAAGCAATTaagtatacacatcacatttgaatacatacaatcacacaaatgaaataagcattcattgaataATAGtcttgcatgttgtgtgtgtggatcAAGTATGAACTAGTCTATAGTCtatgttgggttctaagactttaggttcaATGTATTAGAATTCATTTTgcaatgttggcaaaccatgatcaaaatgtttagtcttgtttttagacttactcaaagtatgtttatgtgtaaagttggaatcgagtgcaTTGTAGGATTTACTATGTAAATCTGCctggcttgatcgatcgaaaattagacttgatcgatcgaagctcatgcagattgtttttctgtagaattttccaacttagcccaagcccgtttgacgtgtagggttttatgttttgccctaggtataaaagaaaaaaaccctagccacatttttaaggttgttgcagttgttgtttatgctgtgtatgtgaatctcttgtgagatctagaggtttTTGCCTTCatatatacttagggttatcaagaattaagattatgtcaagagcttgatgatcattcagttgctgcattaagagcttaaagatacacaagcaggagtgcttgtacttgttgtgaatccaagaaagaagtagtccatggactcgaagctgtcacatggtcatggtagtaagtttcctactcgaggtagcaataggatgttagtggtctaagtcgctagtgtgtaaacttcaattctttcatagtggatctgttttaccttgaggatagctaggttaaatcctccccaggttttttactggtttagttttcctgggctatcatatcgttgtgttatttatttctgcactgtttcaatgatatgatttatttgtgttaacctagatctgcataatttacctaagttaatcatttagctaaataactaggttaatctggctatgtttaaggggtctaaaaacgtacaagtggtatcagagcaggttagctctagtgtttagatcctttgatctaagagttgatccttgacccctgttgtcatggaacacagtcactctcttgtgatcccacctcactttgatgggaacaacTATGTCtactggaaagtaaggatgaaagcattcctaaaattcattgatgagagagtctggAATTCTTGAAGGTTCTTCTCACCTTCATTGTGGCATACATTGTCATCTTTCGAGTCTTCAACATCCTTAGCTTCGGAATGCTCACCAAGTTCATCaaccaaattgctcaaatcatcctTAGAATCAACAGAGGTAATTGTCAAGAAGGAAATATAATTTCCGTCACTATTACACTCTCCTTCCACATCGGAATTTGAGCTTTCGGAATCACTAAGGGTAGTGGCAAACACTTTACCCTTCCTACTTAAATAGTTGGGACATTCCTTCTTGAGGTGTCCATGACCGTTGCATTCGTAACA
This region includes:
- the LOC142605839 gene encoding uncharacterized protein LOC142605839 codes for the protein MTKTQASAMTSNHHGKDIQEIQKIQGIHTRTLNEMNQNIHTILQKLNSTEEAEEAGVFSDWESFVPALHVRFRTSAYDDPLEVLTRLRQTSTVALYKAEFKAVFNRIKGLSHLHKLNCFLSGLKDEIRLPIRMLNPQTLNEAFGLAKIQEEYVWSSKKSIRYQQESGKTSILGLPKSNAVLDTKPKIPIKRITPTQMDDRRKKGLCYNCDEEWGLGHKCKNVKLFLLEGIDIVPSLQSGVHITEMEEEVSGDLNFKGVEYKPNEQEEGVGITLYALTGTPTPGTMRIKGKINGTSLVVLVDIGSTHNYVDALLWCTNVCARGGILCPIAAGVVLEDTVPTEITLMEDSQPVCQRPYRYPFYQKNEIEKIVRELLSVGSIRNITSPFASPVLLVRKADRSWRMCIDYRALNNITMKDKFPIPVIDEILDDLSGATIFSKLDLRSGYHQIRMKEEDVPKITFKTHEGHYGFLVMPFDLTNTPSTFQSLMNQIFQQKDAFSWIEEVEQAFQQLKVAVVQPPVLALPNFDKLFVIECDASGKELGAILMQKVETEDAVASTGLSSEVEFKNLTFEDDLDA